The Alosa sapidissima isolate fAloSap1 chromosome 12, fAloSap1.pri, whole genome shotgun sequence nucleotide sequence tcagcaccagtaggctactttctgtgcagccgcacacacacactcaggcatgccaaacaagcatacacaaaagtttcaagagtgggggatggagtaaaatatggagacaaattgaagtgtgatttattttcgcggaacggatgtacaggactgagcggtggtcatattttgtaccgctatgcggtacatctagtttttattgttgttgttatcagtggtagtagtagtagtagtagtattatgcCAATATCACATCCCTGTTGAAAAaaccagcctgaccagctaaaggtggtttgctggttgaccagcttgttaaccagcttgtttgaccaccctatgatggttgacctgctagaccagcaaaactcttgcaaaaaacattcagctggttttcccagcttatgatggtaattcagctggttttgcttgtcgtaccacctcaagctggtcattttagctggtgttgctggtctatagtgctggtttaactggccatgccagcttatgttggtcattctagcaaaccagcatgaccagcttgacaggctggtcaccagcatgaccatcttgcaccagctgtatcccacaagacaggctggtcacaccagcatgaccagcttcctcagatggtcacgtcacgccagcatatccagctggtggcccaaccagctacaccagcaaagaccagcaagagctggaagaaaaccagcaaagaccagctaaaaccagctaccagcataagctggtttctagctgttttttcagcagggatatTATGAATGTTATTGATGTTATTGATGTACATGATTAAAGGTGTCATGCCAAAAGAAACCAGTTTTTCTTGTTGGCTTTGAAATAAGATATGTTGATATAAGAAATAAGATATGTTGATATAAGAAATAAGATATGTGACTAGGGGAAGTTTCTACATCAGAACCCTGTTAACATTGGACAGGCCATAGTGATCTGAATCAATAAGATGAAGCCATAGCGATCGGAATCAATAAGATGAAGCCATAGCAATCAGCAGTCTAGTGATACACCTGGTACCTGGAAGATTCCTAAAGAtatcagccaatcagagtgAGGCAAATTATATCTGTAAAATCTAATATCTAAATAAAAGTCCATCACAAAATCAGCCTTTTTTGCCTGTAGGGTTCTTAAGGCAAGAACATCATGAGAGAAATGAGCCAGGGCATTTTTTCAAAAAAACTATCAATCTTTACAAAAGCTCCACAGGGAATGTTATAAAAAATGAATAGTGTATGGCATGGTCCTTGCTATTGTATTCTGTGACAGAATCATCCTCAGGCTCATCCTAAAGGCTGCCTGTCTTGTGAGTTCCTCAGGCTCATCCTAAAGGCTGCCTGTATTCTGTGACAGAATCATCCTCAGGCTCATCCTAAAGGCTGCCTGTCTTGTGAGTTCCTCAGGCTCATCCTAAAGGCTGCCTGTATTCTGTGACAGAATCATCCTCAGGCTCATCCTAAAGGCTGCCTGTCTTGTGAGTTCCTCAGGCTCATCCTAAAGGCTGCCTGTATTCTGTGACAGAATCATCCTCAGGCTCATCCTAAAGGCTGCCTGTCTTGTGAGTTCCTCTCTCTGTACTTCCAGGTTCAAATGCTCGGCCTGCAACAGAACGTGGGGCTCCGGCAGAGTGCTGGTTGTGTTTGAGTTCCACTATCAGAGGGGGGCAAAGAGGGGGACAGTCAAAGCGCGTCACTTCCGACAGGAATGCAAAACGTGCGAGGAAACCGAGATGGAGGAGCCCCAGTTCGACTCAGAAAACATCGGGGTGATGCTGGAGAAGCTGGTGGAGAAGATCCGCATCAGGTGTACAAGGAAAAAACAGGCAACCGCAAACGGTTTCGACCTCTCGACTGGTCTGAGGGGCCGCACGAGTCTTCTCACTGTGAGGCCTGTAAGAAAGGTGTCTGCAGAGAGACGAATTAAAACAGTTATGCTGTCTGAGCCTTCACGTGTGACCAGCAGAGTTGACATCCACAAATACTATACATTACTTTAGCTCCTCTCCTACTGCCCACTGGGGGTGACCACGGGCCagactcttgtgtgtgtgtgtgtgtgtgtgtttgtcaacaTGAGCTTTTTACACACCATTAATAGCATTAAACATTGTGATTAGAAAGGACAATTGCATAATGTAAGACAACAAATGGTCACGCTATTGTCTACTGTCCAGCCGCTAAAAAGGCCATCAAAACAAACCACCTCTCTCCAGCATTAGAAGTCAAAGGCCTaacattttgttattattatttatctacaTTTTTCTTGAAGTCAGGCAAGAACCCCTGTAATGTGTAAATGTATTTCAGTTGAATTGAATGAATTTAATATACCTTGTAAATAAACTTGCCTCTATCCCCATCGGATATCAGTGTGAGTGTAAAAGCCATCCATGAGTCCACTCATGTTAGCTTTAGGCAGCTGTCTAGGGTCTAGCAATGGATCCTGCTGTTTTGCAAATATTCTACAGAGCAAATTCAGATTTTCTGACAagtttgtctgggttcacccaggctgcGTCCTTAGCATCAGGGGTTTAAATTGACTTACAATTGTCTTCTAATCAGATTAGAGGTCCTATAATGTATAAAGTGTGTGAATTTAAGGAATTTAATAAATAATCTTATCAGTGATATCTGTGTAATAGCCATCTGAGCTCACCCATGTCAACAGCCTAAGCAGCTGTCCATGTTACCATAACAACACCATACAACATGTCAACTCAGATAGTGTACGGTAAGTAAACCTTCACCCCCACGCCTTCAGACATGCTAGTAAGACATGTTCGCATTCATGGGCATTAGCCTCCATGGGCATTAGCATTCATGGGCATTAGCCTCCATGGGAATTAGCATTCATGGGCATTAGCATTCTTGGGCATTAGCCTCCTTGTGAGCATGCGGTGGTGCTATTGAGGGTTAAAGTCCAGGCAGGCGCAGGGCTGAGCCATGTGGTTAGTCAAACACAAGGTGGTtacattggtgccgtgacccggatgggagtgaggtttagggggaTGCGTGTGATGGTGACCAACTGGAACGGCAGCTGGGCAGTATGTAGATGAAATAAACCTCCCCACGCCCAAGAGACGAGGTAGACAACAATGTAGCATCCGTGGGATTTTTTTGAGATAActttatcaacaatgacaaaccagctggaacctgccactatCTCCCATTCGTGTGCGCTCAAGATGCGAAGTGGAGTAGCATATGCATTCCCAATTAAGTGGAATAGCATTACGCTCAAGATGTGTTCCCAATGAAGTGGAGTAGCATTACGCTCAAGATGTGTTCCCAATTAAGTGGAGTAGCATTACGCTCaagatgcgttcccaattaagtGGAGTAGCATTACGTTTAAGTAGATGTGCTGCATAGTGGAGGTTGAGAGGACCCGAAGATCATCTttgcatgtaacatgctgttgatgCATTTTGACATCGTAAACGTTCTCTAGGGAgggtgaaaagcagtttgaagTAAAGCTAGTCTAGGGAgggtgaaaagcagtttgaagTAAAGCTAGAAAGCTGGCTACATTTTGGTACCCCCTCCGTCccggggtcatccctatgttcccccgggtcctatgttccctagGGTTAGGGTCAGGGTTATGGTTAGAGTTTtagaaaagggtcctatgttctcTGCtcagggttatggttagggttttagaaaagggtcctatgttccctgctcagggttagggttagggttttagAAAAGGGTCCTACCGCCCCAGCTGTGGTTCggttcccgccccgtggtcctttccggatcccgcCCCGGCTCTCCCTCCTACTCGCCTCCTGTCTCTGTCCTGTCTAGTTAAAAAGGCACAagtaggacccggggaacagaaaggaaagaaagaaaaagaaaaaccaaTCAGTGGATACACAATTCCATACAAGCCTACCCCATACAAGCCCCCCATACAACCCTACCCCATACAAGCCCCCCATACAAGCCCCCATACAAGCCCCCCATACAAGCCCCCCATACAACCCTACCCCATACAAGCCCCCCATACAAGCCCCCATACAAGCCCCCCATACAACCCTACCCCATACAAGCCCCCCATACAAGCCCCCCATACAACCCTACCCCATACAAGCCCCCCATACAAGCCCCCATACAAGCCCCCCATACAACCCTACCCCATACAAGCCCCCCATACAAGCCCCCCAAACAACCCCCCATACAACCCCCCATACAAGCCTACCCCATACAAGCCCCCCATACAACCCCCCATACAAGCCTACCCCATACAACCCCCCATACAACCCTACCCCATACAAGCCTACCCCATACAAGCCCCCCATACAAGCCCCCCAAACAACCCTACCCCATACAAGCCTACCCCATACAAGCCCC carries:
- the LOC121677506 gene encoding receptor-transporting protein 3-like isoform X1, producing the protein MSFQDWEITFEERTEELVEDYGDSWRLKFDDNIEPDNPAQDWFQYIRGAFARFKCSACNRTWGSGRVLVVFEFHYQRGAKRGTVKARHFRQECKTCEETEMEEPQFDSENIGVMLEKLVEKIRIRCTRKKQATANGFDLSTGLRGRTSLLTVRPVRKVSAERRIKTVMLSEPSRVTSRVDIHKYYTLL